The stretch of DNA gaagctgGAAAGGCGTGAGATGTACAGCGCAACAGCTGATTGATTCTTTCGTCTACTAGGTAAGCATGCCAGCGAGTGGATGTAGAGAGCGgtcgagaggaggagagggagagaaaaaaacagaagcCGCGACTTGCTCGCCTCTACTCGCCGGtgcccttcctccttctctgggTCCTCTTCGGCGAGGCGGTGAGGCAAGGCGCAGAAAGAGGGGCGTCTATCGCACCCTGGGAAGCCCACTAAGCGTTCTCCGCAGCGGGCAATTATTGGCGTcacactgtgtgtgtgtggatgggtgTCAACTCGTGCATGCACCTGCCCGCACCGGCTATCGTGGTAGCAGAGCCCATCATCAAAATAACGCagaagatggagagggagcgaaGTACAGAAAAATGGGTCAGCATGAAGGAGGTGAGAAAAAGAGATCCGTGCGCGACGCATCCTCTAAAATCGGCACGGCCACGATgaccacgcacgcacgcaccgccaTCAATGACAGAGGAGACACCGCTCTTGACAGGGCGGTGACCCGGCGTTTGCGGGTATGCGAGTATGGGTGTGGATGGGTGCAGCTACTTGGACGAAATGGCACCTCGAACGCAGGCACAATGTCGAGATACAACGCGAACGCAGAAGTGCACAGCCGGTGGagcccccctttcccactgGGTCGCTTTGCGCTGCCTTAATGGCGCTTTGGTGCCGCTTGCTGAATTACAATGTGCCTCCTTAGCCATCCGATGCGATTATACGCGCGCCTCTTTGCCAACACGCCGTTCCTTCTCgttcgccctctctctctgcctgtctcCGCGTAAACACACGTaagcgcagagaagcgaCCTTAGCTGTGCGAAGATGCGCATGTCCCACCCGCTCCCTCAGCACACGTCGACACCCGCGCAGCAGAGATGCACTTGCAGAGAAAGGACGAGAAAAGCAGTCCATTACACAGTCGTCACCTCACTTAGTTATCCGTTGCGTACTCATCCACCACAACTACACGGAGGTAAAgccacatgcacacacatgcatgtaTGCCATCCACTTCTGACTACGCAGGATacaggcacatacacacagacaaacGCATGCATGGCTGATGATGCGtcaaggagaaagggaagcaaGCGGGAGAAGGTAGAGAGTGTGGCAGCAAGCCGAGCCACAAAATGGCAGTGCAACATGCGAGACGCAGATAGAGAGCAGCACTATCCTCCTCTCCATACCCCTTTCCTACACCTACACCCTTCCCTGCGCTCACTCGGCGCGCACTCGCTTGGCGAGTGGCGGCTTCTCCTTTTGGCTGTCATCGTGATGCACGAACGGAGGCAGCGACGTCAGCACGTTCGGGACAAGACCGCGGATGACATAGTCAATGTAGTACGTCCGTCGAAGCAGGTCGTGCTGGCGTTGGCTGTGCTTGCGCGTGTGGGCGAGCAGCGGCTCGATCAGTGACGACATCGACGGCACCTGCGCGACGGCCTCAAAGTGGCGTGAGGAAATGAGTGTGTAGAGCACCAGAGTAGCGACCATGCAGTGGCGGCTGTTCGTGATCCATTCTCGCGtgtactgcagcagccgagTCATCTGCTCCGCGTCAAGGGCGGGCAGAAGCTCCCCACGAAGCGCGTTCTCGCATTGCCGCGCGTCCTTGGCACACCAACGCACCAGCACCTGGCGGAGATGGCGCGGGTGACTCAGTCGCAGAGCCAGCATAAATGCCTCTGAGAACTCCCCCTTGCGAAGAGCGTTGGCAAGCGCCTGCTCCTGTTGGATCATGTTGTGCCGGTCCTCCTTGACGCGGGTCACCTCCTCGGCGGTGTAGTCCTCCGTCGCAATCAAAACgccgtcggcggcgccggagTAGAAGATCGTCTCGCCCAATGCGGCGCGCTCCTCGACTGCCAATGCCCATATCTTCTCcgtgtgcgcctccgccgacCAGACCGACTCCGAGGACGCGAtagcccacacacgcagcacgcCCTCTGCGTTGCCCGTCACGATCTGCGTTCCGTTGTTGAAGaagctcagctgcagcaccgacgtGCGGTCTACCTGCATTGCCTTCAGGCACGTCAGCGACACGAGCGACCACAGTCGCACCGACCCGTCATTCGAGGCCGATGCCAGAACGCGATCGACCggcgagaaggcgagggaCGAGATGCCGCGCCGGTGCCCCTTCAAGGAGGCCTCGCGGTAGATTTTCTTGCCCGTTATGTTCCACACATTCACCGATTTATCCTTGCCGCCTGTCGCCACGTACTGGTCGTTGGGCGCAACAGCCACGGTGTAGATGGGGCCGGTGTGGGCCGCATTCACGCCACTCCTGTGCTTTATCTCCACCACTCGTGACCGTGGCCGCTCTGCCAGCGCACGGTCCGCCAAGGGAACACCGACGTCCCACATGCGCAGATTCTCGTCGCTGGAGACCGAGAAGAGCAGCATGTAGGTGTCCGTCTGCCGCCCATTGAAGGAGAGCGAcgtcacctccgctgcgTGCCCGCCAACGCCGCGCAAAATGGTCTCACATCCCTCGCTCgaccacacgcgcacctcctTGTCCTTGGCTCCGGTGGCGATCCACGCCCCGTTACTGCtaacggcgcagcagagcactACGTCGCTGTGGCCGCGCAGCGTCTTCGAGGAGACGCACCCGTCCGAGGCGTACAGGCGCACATCCTTGCTATTGGTCACTAcagcgcggtgcagcggtgaGGCCTCGGGGAACAGCTTCACGTCGAGCAACTGATCCAGGAAGCCAACGATGGTGCGAATGACCTCGTACTGACTGCGCTCCGCTGTGGCGGGAGCGAGGAACTGAATGTTAAACCCCGCGTCACCAACATACAGCGAGGAGGTTTCCGACGCGGGCAGCGTGTCGTGCACAACAAAGCCATGTAACCAGCGCATGCCCGTGCCCTTTGGCTTGCCCGCCACCAGGAGAGAGCGCACAAAcgcctcctcggcgctgTCCTCGGCATCCGCGGCCGGCGCCTTTGGAAGCCGACGCACAACCTGTATGGCCTCGCTCTCACTAACGCGGTAGGTGGTGACCACGCCGTCCATCGCACCAACGTGAAGCATCTCGGCGCTCTCGAAGGTGGCGCTCGACACGTGCTCCTTCACCACAATCGCAcgcacctccttcagccCCGTCGACTTGTGTCCCTCGCTACACATCATCTTGTTGAGAGCGAGACGGCGATCTCTGGCGATGGAATAGACGTGTGTGAGCGCGTCATTGAAGGTCATGGACTCGACCGCCTGTACGTGGGGCCGCCCTTCCGCTACCATCCGCTTCGCGACAAAGTCGAAAACAGTGACGTGCCCCTCGAAGGAGCCGACGGCGAGGTAGGCCTCGCTGGGGTCGAGGCAGACGCTCTGCACGAGCGAGTTGTGGGCACACACCAAGTTGTGGGTGAGGTGATGGTGAAAGACGTTCCACACCTTCACAGTGCCATCCGTGGCACCTGAGATAAGGTAGACCCCACTCTGGGAGAAGTGCACGACCGAGAtggcgtgctgcgctgccgtccAGTTCCGCTCCAACTTGATCGAGTACTGCACGAGGACCTCCGTAGCGGTTTCTGCGCGTACTACATCCCCCTTCGcaccctccgcctccgcagcgctgccctcctcggAAGCGGCCTCGGCAACAGCGCCGTGTTCcgctgaaagagagagcgagggcaAGATGGGCAACTCAACTCGAGAGTCGACGCGAAGTACGTAGACCTGCAGAGAACGCGTGCCAACCGCAACGTAGCTgccaggtggcgcagcgagtTCCCTCTCGTCGTGAGAGGTGGAAGCGCCGCGCGAAGGCGCCCTCGCGGATGCCActgctcccctcttctccgcttgcATAACATGCctcgcgtcctcctcctccagcttggCTGTCTTCCCAGCCCTCACCTTCTTCCTGGACGACTCACTTGTCGTGGTCGACCTGTTCGCTGCGCCGGCGTTGTTCTTAACCTGCGCGAATCCGtcctctgcggcagcggcgtcttcGTTGTCGTCGCCCGCAGACTCGTGCACTGTAACGGCGTCAATGTGAAGAATCACGTCCTCTACGGGCAACGTGTACCTGCACAACACCTCGCCGCTCGCCGTACGCACAACGTTCACGGTGTCGCCGCACGCCATCACGAGGCACTCCTCCACAGCGCCCGACCTGAAAAGTGTCGACGACGTAGCGGGGCTTGGCACTGGAAGTGCCAAAGAGGCCAGCGCGCCGCCACTGAAGATCGGCTCCTGCGTCCATCGCGTGCGGAAGCAGTTTTTCCCCTCCATTTACTACGGAcgtgagaaagaggggggaaagagggcgtgcgcacacgcacaggcgctacagagaagcgcaacacacacacccacacacaccagcagacCCCACCAAGGTGTAACTCACCAAGCCAGAACTCGAGAGAGCTTAGTCTGCAGAGCAGTGGCGACAGTGGAGGTTGAGATGAGTGACACAAGATCTTCAGCACTGGCAAGGGCTGACGTGAGTGCCAGTGTTAAGCCTCCAACACAGTGAGTGACTCGAtaagagagggtgggagagagacgagtgtAATGAGCGGTAGTAAAAGTAACACCACACCTcacgcagcgaggaggacaaaGAGGGGGACATAAGGAGAGGAACAGGTACAACTAAAGTGAGGGAGCATGTGTGCAGGGCTGCGACGACGCAGAGTGCACGTACTGAAGGGGGCGTCGACAGCGCTTTTCGGCTCCTTCAATCCGTACTAAAAGGACActgcagaggaggggaaaagggagccCTCGTATCGGAGAGATAGGTGGTGCGTCGTGCCCCCCCCGCACGCCCTCGGCACACTCCACCCTCGGTCATTatatgggtgtgtgcgtgagccTCTCATTAGAGCCGATGTGCGCGCCGCCAAGGCCAACCATTGGTGGTCTTCGTCgtcgagagagcgagaggggaaggagcgACCCTCACCCTACGCATTAATGGAAACGACCTCCAAAAACACGCCGCACCGCCCCTCCAGAGAGGTGgggtgcagcgccgtcgttgccGACACCGCCCTCTACCCGGCTATACGGACGGGCACAAGCAAACGCATAAACGCACAGAAAACTACGAAGAAAGGACGGGGGACAGCAAGGCGGTGCCGACCCCTCACTCCTCCCCGCCTTCATTGTGGCGGCGTAGTCGTCAGTCCCAGTCCGCGTGTGGCTCACCCTCAAGGCCCTCCAGCATACCAGGGAGCAGCTCATCAATTTGGTAAACATTCACCGCGCCAGCACCCCGACCGCGCAACGCGCGCTCCATTGCCGAGGGTACGTCAACTGCAGGCTCAGCAATAacgctgcgtcggcgccgcttcGAGGCTcgtgcctcctccagcttttGAATTTCCTCCTCCGTTCGTGCCCGTCCGCGCTTCCACTTTTCGCCGTAGAGGGAGACGCCGATGCGCTCGCGTCGCAGGCGCTCCTCGTTGTCGAGCACGAGGTATGGTAAGATGTCCGTGCAGTCATCCTCtgcgacctgcggcagcacgaGGAACTCCCACGGCAAGGCGTGGCGTCGTTCGCGGTCGTAGAGGATGTCCTCCAGCGCTAGACGGAGcccctcgtcgtcgtcgtcataGAAGCCGAGCTGATCCTCCTCTCCCGGGGTCCCCGGCAGCGGGCTGTTGCAGCGGAGCTGCGAGAGCTCACCGTTGTAGGAGCGATTCTGCGTAGGGTGACTGCCATGAGGAgacgccgcgccgccaacCCGGTCCAGGTCATCCTCGTCGGCAAAGTCGAAGTCGCTGCGCAGGTGCATCACTTCTGCATTGTGGTTCAACAGCCGCGTGTACTCGTTTGCTatccagcgcagctgctccggtgagtccagcgcagcggcatcagTGGCGCTGGCCAAGGCGGAGTGTACGCCTCCGTCGTCGGCAAAACCTACCATCGGCGGCGCCTTCGCAAGCGAGGACGCCAAAGAATCGTCAGGTAACAGATGAAGAGGTATGCCTGTGGACGACACGTTGGGATCGTTCAGCAGCCCAGTGGCTGTCAGCTGCCGGCTGCTGCCCGCGTCACTGCCGGTTTGAAGGGAAGCCTCGCGCTTGATAAGAAGGCggtgctcctcttccttcacaCTGCGTgccacctccttcagcggGATAGGCTTCGTGTACGGCAGGCCCAAAAtacgcagctgctgcaccggcgaCAGCCCGTTCAAGTCTAAATTCTCCTCCAGCGGCGTGATGCCCTCCAGTTCGCAGTGCTTCATAATGAAGCGGCGCCACTTGTCACACCGCTCCGGCGTCGCCGGCTGCGACGTCTTCGCCTCCGAGAGAAGCTCGTAGAAGATGGCCGACAGCTCCCGCATACTGGCGTGCACGTCTTCTTCGGTCGATTTGCGACTCGAGTCATTGAAAGCTGGCGGTAGGGTCTCGTTCGACGGCTGATAGTCATCTATGTTCTCCAAGCGCGCCGTTGGTGTCGCCGCAAACTCGGTCAGTCGCTTGCCAATTGTATTAGATGTGAGTCGCACCATGCCGCACACCTGCTCCGGGGTGCGTGAAATGCCAAACACGTAGCAAGCCacaagcagagcagcagcgcagaccCCCATTGGTCGCCTGCCACAGCTAATCCAGTCATCCTGCATCGCCCGAAGCACCTTGAGAGCACACACAACCACGTCCTTCGTCTGCGGGCCGAGGTCCATCTGTTCGGCAAACCTCTGGACGTAGCACGATGGGTCGATTACGGGCACCTCCGTGTGGGTGGCATGGCAGATGTACTTCAACTGGGACAAGATCGTGTGCGGGTCCTCGCCGTTCGTCTCAGAGAAATCGTAGATGACGTGCGAGGTGCGCTCACGCCGGCAGGCTGCGTAGAGGCAGGCACACAGCACGCTCGGCCGTGTGCCAGACACAACGTTCAAGTTGAGCGCCACCTTGTAAATGCCGAGGGCACGCTCCACCGTATCTTCGCTGATCTCGAGCTGACGGCTGATGTTGAGCATCTCGCGGCGGGCCTTGTCGATGGTGGGGCGGGAGTGGGTGTTGACCATGCTCGTGTTGGTGCCCTTGTACGAGGTGGCGGGGCGGAAGCTGCCAGTGAGACTGCGaaagccgccgccggcgctggtCGGCTGTCGAGCACCCTGGGCGAAGACGGGATCCAGCTCGTACTGGTTGCCCATCACCACATCGCCACAGATGGTACACGTCGTGCGACCATTTTGCCGATCCACGAACAGAGCGGAGGTGGGATGGGCACAGCTTGACATGGGGAAACGGCCAAACATTCAGTGGAggcaggaaaagaaaagcaaagctGTGCACACGGCGCAGGCACCAaaaacagcagcgcttccaatggaaaagaggaaagggaaaaaaacagcagcaacacaatCGCTGAGCAGAGGGGAGAAAGCGTAgtaacggcagcagcaacagccaccCACAGGAGAACAAGGCAGTGGAGACGGCGGTTGTGCTagtcgcggcggcagagcacGCCGGCGACAGGAAGAGCCAAGAAGAGCCAAAAGAAGGGAACGgcgagaaagcgaaagggcACAAAGAAAGTGCCTATGGGGGGGAGAGCGGAAGCCTTCGGTGCTGCTCAGCTTGTGCCCCACTGTGCAGGGTGCGAGTTTGTAATCCGGAACTCGTTGAGAGCGCGTAGAGAATAGGCGGCACGGAGGTTGGCGGAAGGCGCAGGAAGGGGGTGCCTTTAGAAACTACCGTTGGTGAGTGGCATGCAACGAGCCGTGTCTGTACTCGCCGTGGCTTCGTGAAGAGTGAAGAAGGAAGGAGTCGATAACGGCACACGGTGGGCGGAAACCCCCTAGAGAGCgcgagggagaagatgaTGAGCAAGGCCAGCCCACGatgaagagaaagacggTGAAGCGTGCAAATACATTGGGACGAGGGGCACCCGTACGAGATGGGAGGAGGACATGGCCCTTGTGCCCGGTTGTGTGAGTGGCTGGGTAGGTGGGTGTGCATTGTAAGGGGGAAGTGCGGGCGGagatgaaagagagcgcaCTCAGTGTTTGAGTCAGCACACGCCAGGGTACTCTTCCTTCATTCTCTCCGCCTCACGTCGGTCGCTGCACTCCGTGATACCCCTCACGCCATCCCACTctacctcttcttcctcagaGGCTCCTCTGCAGCACTTCTCGTTGCAAGAAGTACCGGTACGTGCTATCCCGCAAAGACCCTCGCCTCGGCTTTACTAAGTGGCTTTTCCCCATCTGTCCAGTTCACCTCTCTGCACTGACTGACTGGTGCCTAGAGAATATAGAGTGGATGCCGTGTGGTCACATGGCCAACCAGGGTCCACcaacacacaagcgcacgtCCCTTGCCAGAACCGTTTACAAACTGTGAAGAAAACGTCCCACCTGCGCCCCCTATGCATGCCGCGCACAACCACACCTTACGCGTTGGAGAGTCCGCCTGGGGCGATGAAGGCCTGGAAAACAAAGCGGAATCGCTCCGGCGCCAACTCGCGCTGCGTCACCTGCTGCGCCCGTAGACAGATGGCCTCCAACCGGCCATAAAAGGTGAACATGTACGCAGGGCGATCGAAGAATACCTCTACTACCACCTCCGTCGTGCCCGACTCCTTGCGCGTCCAGCCCAGCACACGGTGCCGCATGCAGTGCGGAATCTCGTGTGGGAGCAGTTCCATAAAggtctgccgcagcagctccgccacacGCTGCGGGAGATTCAAATCGGTCGTCTCGCGGCGGTAGTGCTCCCACGCCCCTGGCCTTGCGTACTGGCAGAGACAGTCCTTCAGTTCAACTAGTCCACTGCCGCCCTTGACGCTTACCTCGTGGGTCGCGGCAGTCGGCAACCCGAGAGACTCAAGGTCAGTGCGCATGGCAAAGTACAACTCGCGATGGCGTGGCGTCTGAACCTTGTccatcatcgtcatcgcaATCACCACGGGTAGCTCGCGCCCAGCAGCGCGACGTACCACCTCCCTAGCGACCACCTtgtgctccttctccacgAAGCCCACCCCCACTGGGAGGGCCAGGACAACGAGGTCCGCCACGAAGAGAGCGTCGTATGCCTTTGCCGTGCCCGACGCAAACTTACGCCGAGTGCGCTGCGTATCACGCGGCACAATCCCTGGTGTGTCGAGGAGAAGCAACTGTGTGTCGTGCACTGTGGCCACGGCCTTCGTCCAGTCCTTGGTGCTGCCGTAGCGGTTGCTGACAGCGCCAACGTTACTGAGCACCAAAGAATTAACAAGGGATGTCTTTCCTGCGTTCTGTGGCCCGAGAAAGGCAGCACGCAGCACGAGTGGGTTAGCGGGCTGCTGCACCGAGTCGATACCGGCTTTCGCAATAGAAGAGTTCGGTCCaggcgcagccgcggcaccagttgcagcagcgaggggtGGGAACACTTCCTCCACTGGCGTGTAGCGGCGCTCCTTGTAGACTCGCTGGAAGCGCTTAGCCACCGCGTCGACAgcctcctctttgctctcgGAGAGCACTGACACAATGCGCTGCTCCCACCGGCGACGGCTCTGCAACGACGTGCGGCATACCAAAGAGCGCGTCAGCATCTCTCAAGTGGGAAAGAGGGTAAAAAGTGGTCAGACGACAGGCTGACGCTTCcttgtgggtgtgggtgggtgtgtgggtgtgtgtggaggggggggaggtgcacgTGTTTCGGATAGCGGCGAATGGGCGACatgggaagagaagacagaggCAGAGATACGGTTCCAGGCAGAGCGTCTGGGCAtggggagaaaaagggggggacaTACTTCTCTCCAGCTCTACGCGTCTGCATCCACGATGCACATCAgagatggcgcagcggccacgCTGGACGAAGTCGCGTCGTTCAGCGCGGCCACAGCTTCCAactctacccacccacctccagcctcgcaggtcgcctcacggCCGCTCCCGCTATGCCGGTCTCCATCCAATGCATCTCTCAGGGTAACACACGGACTCCTCCTCAGCACTGAGCAGCGCGGATAAGGTGAGATACATTCGAGTCACCCTGACGCTTTGCCCAATCATATGAATGGTAGAAACATGCTCACTGTCGCGGGTCGCTCCGGTACAGCGCCACCCAGGACatgaccgccgacatccgtagTGATACATTGATGCAACCTTGCTATGCCGTCGGTGCCTGGCTCTGCCTCTACCAGAGGTAGCTCGGCAACGGCAGGGATAGGCGGTAgggggctgcttggcctctccgcacacacagagtgaGAGGCACTGAGCCCTGAGATACCGTCATGCACTTAGGTgtgccacccctccccccgtcatTAGGGGaaggacaagagagaaaTACGAGCGGCACGCCACTTGGAGGTCCAAGTGCAGCGAAGCCCGCAGTACCTCGTCctgcgctctcttctccccctggTGAGCTTGCGCCCTTGTTGGGCGCGTATGTGGCATTGCCGTCATTGCAATCGCTTGTGTTTGCCATGTTGGCCCTTCAGGGCTGTCTGTCCGTCAGAGCAGCCGTGTGAACTTCACCCCTCGTCGCTATGGTgtaacacgcacacaccactcGGTGATACGCACACTTGGGAGACCACAACGTCTTCATGCCAAGTTCAGCACGTGAAGCAGAAAATCCTTCACGGGTGCGCAGCAGGACCCAAACGCCTCGCCGCTTCCGCACATACAGATGGCGGTCTCCCCCAGCTCCGTCTCCACTAATCGCCGCCGGAAGGCAACGTCCATGGCACAGCGTGTCGCGCCATTCGTCCGAAGCTCCTTGAGCTCCAGCACCAAGGCACGCTGTTGTGAAGGGGTTAAGATGCCGGTGAAGAGCGGTTTACTAGGCGAGGTCACGCcttccttcgctgccgccgcacaaACCGATGCGCGCGTGAGCGCCGGTGACTGTCGAACGTGACGGCCGGCACGAC from Leishmania panamensis strain MHOM/PA/94/PSC-1 chromosome 25 sequence encodes:
- a CDS encoding hypothetical protein (TriTrypDB/GeneDB-style sysID: LpmP.25.0440), translating into MEGKNCFRTRWTQEPIFSGGALASLALPVPSPATSSTLFRSGAVEECLVMACGDTVNVVRTASGEVLCRYTLPVEDVILHIDAVTVHESAGDDNEDAAAAEDGFAQVKNNAGAANRSTTTSESSRKKVRAGKTAKLEEEDARHVMQAEKRGAVASARAPSRGASTSHDERELAAPPGSYVAVGTRSLQVYVLRVDSRVELPILPSLSLSAEHGAVAEAASEEGSAAEAEGAKGDVVRAETATEVLVQYSIKLERNWTAAQHAISVVHFSQSGVYLISGATDGTVKVWNVFHHHLTHNLVCAHNSLVQSVCLDPSEAYLAVGSFEGHVTVFDFVAKRMVAEGRPHVQAVESMTFNDALTHVYSIARDRRLALNKMMCSEGHKSTGLKEVRAIVVKEHVSSATFESAEMLHVGAMDGVVTTYRVSESEAIQVVRRLPKAPAADAEDSAEEAFVRSLLVAGKPKGTGMRWLHGFVVHDTLPASETSSLYVGDAGFNIQFLAPATAERSQYEVIRTIVGFLDQLLDVKLFPEASPLHRAVVTNSKDVRLYASDGCVSSKTLRGHSDVVLCCAVSSNGAWIATGAKDKEVRVWSSEGCETILRGVGGHAAEVTSLSFNGRQTDTYMLLFSVSSDENLRMWDVGVPLADRALAERPRSRVVEIKHRSGVNAAHTGPIYTVAVAPNDQYVATGGKDKSVNVWNITGKKIYREASLKGHRRGISSLAFSPVDRVLASASNDGSVRLWSLVSLTCLKAMQVDRTSVLQLSFFNNGTQIVTGNAEGVLRVWAIASSESVWSAEAHTEKIWALAVEERAALGETIFYSGAADGVLIATEDYTAEEVTRVKEDRHNMIQQEQALANALRKGEFSEAFMLALRLSHPRHLRQVLVRWCAKDARQCENALRGELLPALDAEQMTRLLQYTREWITNSRHCMVATLVLYTLISSRHFEAVAQVPSMSSLIEPLLAHTRKHSQRQHDLLRRTYYIDYVIRGLVPNVLTSLPPFVHHDDSQKEKPPLAKRVRAE
- a CDS encoding transcription factor, putative (TriTrypDB/GeneDB-style sysID: LpmP.25.0450); translation: MFGRFPMSSCAHPTSALFVDRQNGRTTCTICGDVVMGNQYELDPVFAQGARQPTSAGGGFRSLTGSFRPATSYKGTNTSMVNTHSRPTIDKARREMLNISRQLEISEDTVERALGIYKVALNLNVVSGTRPSVLCACLYAACRRERTSHVIYDFSETNGEDPHTILSQLKYICHATHTEVPVIDPSCYVQRFAEQMDLGPQTKDVVVCALKVLRAMQDDWISCGRRPMGVCAAALLVACYVFGISRTPEQVCGMVRLTSNTIGKRLTEFAATPTARLENIDDYQPSNETLPPAFNDSSRKSTEEDVHASMRELSAIFYELLSEAKTSQPATPERCDKWRRFIMKHCELEGITPLEENLDLNGLSPVQQLRILGLPYTKPIPLKEVARSVKEEEHRLLIKREASLQTGSDAGSSRQLTATGLLNDPNVSSTGIPLHLLPDDSLASSLAKAPPMVGFADDGGVHSALASATDAAALDSPEQLRWIANEYTRLLNHNAEVMHLRSDFDFADEDDLDRVGGAASPHGSHPTQNRSYNGELSQLRCNSPLPGTPGEEDQLGFYDDDDEGLRLALEDILYDRERRHALPWEFLVLPQVAEDDCTDILPYLVLDNEERLRRERIGVSLYGEKWKRGRARTEEEIQKLEEARASKRRRRSVIAEPAVDVPSAMERALRGRGAGAVNVYQIDELLPGMLEGLEGEPHADWD
- a CDS encoding hypothetical protein (TriTrypDB/GeneDB-style sysID: LpmP.25.0460); the protein is MLTRSLVCRTSLQSRRRWEQRIVSVLSESKEEAVDAVAKRFQRVYKERRYTPVEEVFPPLAAATGAAAAPGPNSSIAKAGIDSVQQPANPLVLRAAFLGPQNAGKTSLVNSLVLSNVGAVSNRYGSTKDWTKAVATVHDTQLLLLDTPGIVPRDTQRTRRKFASGTAKAYDALFVADLVVLALPVGVGFVEKEHKVVAREVVRRAAGRELPVVIAMTMMDKVQTPRHRELYFAMRTDLESLGLPTAATHEVSVKGGSGLVELKDCLCQYARPGAWEHYRRETTDLNLPQRVAELLRQTFMELLPHEIPHCMRHRVLGWTRKESGTTEVVVEVFFDRPAYMFTFYGRLEAICLRAQQVTQRELAPERFRFVFQAFIAPGGLSNA